A portion of the Actomonas aquatica genome contains these proteins:
- a CDS encoding AbrB/MazE/SpoVT family DNA-binding domain-containing protein — translation MSEPPRQHTVRFTTKGQVVIPARLREYFQIESGTEAIVEETADGILLRPITAKSIRQARGIGRGATSKPITPAERAKLKAAERALEDAKYARLTQRRSR, via the coding sequence ATGTCCGAGCCGCCCCGCCAACACACCGTCCGCTTCACGACCAAAGGTCAGGTCGTGATTCCGGCCCGACTGCGTGAGTATTTCCAAATCGAGAGCGGCACCGAAGCCATCGTGGAGGAAACGGCCGACGGTATTCTGCTGCGGCCGATCACCGCCAAGTCGATCCGGCAGGCGCGAGGCATCGGTCGTGGAGCGACCTCCAAGCCCATCACCCCGGCGGAACGCGCCAAGTTGAAGGCGGCAGAACGAGCCCTAGAAGACGCCAAGTATGCCCGCCTCACCCAACGTCGTTCTCGATAG
- a CDS encoding HNH endonuclease — translation MVPLVGAVAELLGVDDAIPESTAEWEGGIKESVVRKRERSRRNRLLCISIHGRICKVCGFDPVTVYGPDGSQIIEVHHIEPLSESSAPRPYDPASDLIPLCPNCHRAIHCRVPAFSPDELRSLMGIS, via the coding sequence ATGGTCCCGCTTGTTGGGGCTGTTGCGGAACTCCTCGGGGTGGATGACGCCATTCCAGAATCCACTGCCGAGTGGGAAGGCGGAATCAAGGAATCAGTTGTTCGGAAAAGGGAGCGCAGTCGTCGAAATCGGCTCCTCTGCATTTCCATTCATGGCCGCATCTGCAAAGTCTGTGGGTTCGATCCCGTCACAGTTTACGGTCCAGATGGCTCGCAGATTATCGAAGTTCATCACATCGAGCCGCTTTCCGAATCATCGGCTCCGAGGCCCTATGATCCTGCCTCAGATCTGATTCCACTTTGCCCGAATTGTCACCGCGCGATCCACTGCCGGGTCCCTGCGTTCTCTCCCGATGAATTGCGGTCTCTGATGGGGATCTCCTGA
- a CDS encoding aldo/keto reductase, with protein MEYRELGRSGLKVPVLCLGTGTFGSEETTGGWGAVDVAGASRFVDVCLEHGMNFFDSANVYGGGVAEEVLGQAIKGRRDEVIISTKGTFRWTEGPDGIGSSRAAITAAVEGSLRRLGIDCIDLYQLHAFDALTPVEETLQALDDLVQAGKLRHIGCSNFSGWHLMKSLATSDRLGLARYVAHQAYYSLLGREFEWELMPLALDQGVGTVVWSPLGMGRLGGAVRRGQARPKVSRLNDERGRAYLPPAEEAFVYDVVDALDAVAAEVNKSVAQVALRWVLQRPSVASVIMGARSEQQLRDNLSVVDWSLSDAQMETLNAASSKQKTYPYWHQEFFAERNPPPV; from the coding sequence ATGGAATATCGTGAGTTGGGTCGGTCGGGGTTGAAGGTGCCGGTGCTTTGTTTGGGGACCGGGACGTTTGGGTCGGAGGAGACGACCGGCGGGTGGGGCGCGGTCGATGTCGCGGGGGCGTCGCGCTTCGTGGATGTCTGCCTGGAGCACGGGATGAACTTCTTCGACTCGGCCAATGTGTATGGCGGGGGCGTGGCGGAGGAGGTGCTCGGTCAGGCGATCAAGGGACGACGCGATGAGGTGATCATTTCAACCAAGGGCACGTTTCGGTGGACCGAGGGACCCGACGGGATCGGCTCGTCGCGCGCGGCCATCACGGCGGCGGTGGAGGGGAGTTTGCGGCGGCTGGGGATCGACTGCATCGATCTGTATCAGCTGCATGCCTTCGACGCGTTGACGCCGGTCGAGGAGACGTTGCAGGCGCTCGATGACTTGGTGCAGGCGGGCAAGCTGCGGCACATTGGCTGTTCCAATTTCTCGGGCTGGCACTTGATGAAGTCGCTGGCGACGAGCGACCGCTTGGGGCTGGCGCGGTATGTGGCGCATCAGGCGTATTATTCGCTGCTGGGGCGCGAGTTTGAATGGGAACTCATGCCGCTCGCGCTCGATCAGGGCGTGGGGACCGTGGTGTGGAGTCCGCTGGGCATGGGACGGCTGGGGGGCGCGGTGCGGCGGGGTCAGGCGCGACCCAAGGTGAGTCGGCTCAACGACGAACGGGGGCGGGCTTATCTGCCGCCGGCGGAGGAGGCGTTTGTGTATGATGTGGTCGACGCGCTCGATGCCGTGGCTGCCGAGGTGAACAAGTCGGTCGCGCAGGTGGCGCTGCGGTGGGTGCTGCAGCGGCCGAGCGTGGCGAGTGTCATCATGGGTGCGCGCTCGGAGCAGCAGTTGCGCGACAACCTGTCGGTGGTCGACTGGTCGCTGAGCGACGCGCAGATGGAGACGCTCAATGCGGCGAGCTCGAAACAGAAGACGTATCCGTATTGGCACCAGGAGTTCTTCGCGGAGCGGAATCCGCCGCCGGTGTGA
- a CDS encoding type II toxin-antitoxin system HipA family toxin has translation MNAEVRLWGTTIGAVALEPGDEVAAFQYAPAFLRSGIEVAPLMMPLRERPYVFPELSRQSFHGLPGLLADALPDKFGNALIDAWLATQGRSPASFNAVERLCYTGARGMGALEFYPRIGPRPRKAVQIELDALVALASEVLRARGGLQGSLAGKGRSKALNDILRVGTSAGGARAKAVIAWNPTTQEVRSGQVDAGAGFEYWLLKFDGVSANRDKELDDPQGYGAIEYAYHLMARAAGITMSDCRLLEENGRRHFMTRRFDRTASGDKLHMQSLGGLAHLDFNAAGASSYEQALQVIRQLGLPMAAVEEQFRRMVFNVVARNQDDHVKNIAFLMDRRGRWSLAPAYDVMYAYNPGGPWTATHQMTVNGKRDGFTVADFEACAKVGLMQRGRTRAILQEVVTAVRRWPEFGEQAGVSETWIRQVAAAHRLRW, from the coding sequence GTGAACGCGGAGGTGCGGTTGTGGGGCACCACGATCGGCGCCGTGGCGCTGGAGCCGGGCGACGAGGTGGCGGCGTTTCAGTATGCGCCGGCGTTTTTGCGCAGCGGGATTGAGGTGGCGCCGTTGATGATGCCGCTGCGGGAGCGGCCGTATGTTTTTCCGGAGTTGTCGAGGCAGAGTTTCCACGGCCTGCCGGGGCTGCTGGCCGATGCGCTGCCGGACAAGTTTGGCAACGCGTTGATCGATGCCTGGCTGGCGACGCAGGGGCGGAGTCCGGCGAGTTTCAACGCGGTGGAGCGGCTGTGTTACACGGGGGCGCGGGGCATGGGGGCGCTGGAATTTTATCCGCGCATCGGGCCGCGTCCGCGCAAGGCGGTGCAGATCGAGCTCGATGCCTTGGTGGCGTTGGCGAGTGAGGTGTTGCGCGCGCGGGGCGGACTGCAGGGCAGTTTGGCGGGCAAGGGGCGCAGCAAGGCGCTCAACGACATTTTGCGGGTGGGCACGTCGGCCGGCGGAGCGCGGGCCAAGGCGGTGATCGCGTGGAATCCGACGACGCAGGAGGTGCGGTCGGGTCAGGTGGATGCCGGGGCGGGCTTTGAGTATTGGCTGCTGAAGTTCGATGGCGTGAGTGCCAACCGCGACAAGGAGTTGGACGATCCGCAGGGGTATGGAGCGATTGAATACGCCTACCACCTGATGGCGCGGGCGGCGGGCATCACGATGAGTGACTGTCGGTTGCTGGAGGAGAACGGGCGGCGGCATTTTATGACGCGGCGTTTTGATCGCACGGCGAGCGGCGACAAGCTGCACATGCAGTCGCTGGGCGGGTTGGCGCATCTGGATTTTAATGCGGCCGGGGCGAGCAGTTACGAGCAGGCGCTGCAGGTGATCCGTCAGCTCGGATTGCCGATGGCGGCGGTGGAGGAGCAGTTCCGGCGCATGGTGTTTAATGTGGTGGCGCGCAATCAGGACGATCACGTGAAGAACATCGCGTTCCTGATGGACCGGCGTGGGCGCTGGTCACTGGCTCCGGCCTACGACGTGATGTATGCCTACAATCCGGGCGGGCCGTGGACGGCGACGCACCAGATGACCGTAAATGGGAAGCGGGATGGGTTCACGGTCGCGGATTTTGAGGCGTGCGCGAAGGTGGGCCTGATGCAGCGCGGTCGCACGCGGGCGATCCTGCAAGAGGTGGTGACGGCGGTGCGGCGCTGGCCGGAGTTTGGCGAACAGGCCGGCGTAAGTGAAACGTGGATACGCCAGGTGGCCGCGGCGCATCGGTTGCGGTGGTGA
- the dcm gene encoding DNA (cytosine-5-)-methyltransferase: protein MDSPQSLFTRAREVYSQEQIASKLQRTVRTISRWENGDQPIPAMAGESLKKMLTGPIEPNENKDIFGTKRDFTFIDLFAGIGGTRLGFEAAGGLCVFTSEWDKYAAQTYRANHTDLHKIEGDITFAEVQDQIPSHDILVGGFPCQPFSLAGVSKKNSLGRSHGFKCETQGTLFFEIQKILEKHRPRAFLLENVKNLRSHDRGNTFKVIMKVLRDELGYTVHEKIIDARCLVPQHRERIYLVGFREDLGFNWDNVEFPPESNGPLLEEILHKSNEPAEPPYTEDCCGITRVAEKYTLSDHLWDYLQKYAEKHRKAGNGFGCSVVGSTDVSRTLSARYHKDGSEILIKNHDRNPRRLTPRECARLMGFPDSFSIPVSDTQAYRQFGNSVVVPVIERIANAMAKCLNGKISPSYSSPRD, encoded by the coding sequence ATGGACTCCCCCCAATCACTATTTACGCGAGCGCGAGAGGTATACTCCCAAGAACAAATCGCTAGTAAGCTGCAAAGAACCGTTCGCACAATAAGTCGTTGGGAAAACGGAGATCAGCCAATTCCGGCGATGGCGGGCGAATCTCTTAAAAAAATGCTCACGGGACCGATCGAACCAAACGAAAACAAGGATATCTTTGGGACAAAACGCGATTTCACGTTTATTGATCTTTTCGCTGGTATAGGCGGAACACGACTTGGATTCGAAGCCGCAGGAGGGCTCTGTGTCTTCACTTCTGAGTGGGATAAATACGCCGCTCAAACGTATCGGGCAAATCATACGGATCTTCACAAGATTGAAGGCGACATAACCTTTGCCGAGGTGCAGGACCAAATACCAAGTCATGATATTCTTGTGGGCGGATTCCCATGTCAGCCGTTCAGTTTGGCTGGCGTAAGTAAAAAGAATAGCCTAGGACGGAGTCACGGATTTAAATGCGAAACCCAAGGAACACTATTCTTCGAGATCCAGAAAATACTCGAAAAACACAGACCCCGAGCATTTCTCCTTGAGAACGTAAAAAACCTTCGAAGCCACGATCGTGGAAACACCTTCAAAGTCATAATGAAAGTCCTGCGGGACGAACTTGGATATACTGTTCATGAAAAAATAATAGATGCGAGATGCCTCGTGCCTCAACACCGCGAGAGGATTTATCTAGTCGGGTTTCGCGAGGACCTCGGATTCAATTGGGACAATGTCGAATTCCCTCCAGAAAGCAACGGCCCGCTCCTTGAAGAAATTCTACACAAGTCCAATGAGCCCGCAGAACCGCCCTACACCGAAGACTGCTGTGGCATAACTCGAGTCGCCGAAAAATACACTTTGTCCGACCACCTTTGGGACTACCTACAAAAATACGCAGAGAAGCATCGAAAAGCAGGCAACGGTTTTGGCTGCAGCGTAGTAGGATCCACTGACGTCTCACGAACCCTATCGGCACGCTATCATAAGGACGGAAGTGAAATTCTGATCAAAAACCACGATCGCAATCCACGGAGACTGACACCTAGAGAATGCGCAAGGCTCATGGGCTTTCCCGATTCATTTTCAATTCCTGTTAGTGACACACAGGCGTATCGCCAGTTCGGTAATAGTGTAGTGGTCCCAGTCATCGAGCGAATCGCAAACGCGATGGCGAAGTGCCTTAATGGAAAGATATCTCCCTCTTATTCAAGTCCTCGGGACTAA
- a CDS encoding very short patch repair endonuclease yields the protein MTGWRRDPKIYGKPDFIFKKEKLAIFVDGCFWHGCPSHHKKPTTRAEFWETKIGRNIQRDRIVSRTLRADGWAVIRIWECKLRDYPLSEVKRVNRKLRELRAQIEASKTPASSLVK from the coding sequence ATAACAGGCTGGCGACGCGACCCAAAGATCTATGGCAAACCTGATTTCATCTTTAAAAAAGAGAAACTAGCCATATTCGTAGATGGATGCTTCTGGCACGGATGCCCAAGTCACCACAAGAAACCCACGACTCGGGCAGAATTTTGGGAAACAAAAATCGGTCGGAATATTCAAAGAGACAGAATAGTCTCTCGAACGCTGCGCGCCGACGGATGGGCTGTCATACGCATCTGGGAATGTAAATTAAGAGATTATCCACTTTCTGAGGTTAAAAGAGTAAATAGGAAGCTGCGCGAACTTCGCGCTCAAATTGAAGCCTCTAAAACACCCGCTTCCAGCCTCGTAAAATAA
- a CDS encoding PIN domain-containing protein, translating into MPASPNVVLDSFALIAFLRDETGADTIEQILQDAAADRCRLWMTEVNYAEVRYILERKEGLATWQASAAAIATLPIRFVSADRSLADAAAAIKAYNKLSLADAFAAALAQELPATLITADPEFKALSDTLSIDWLK; encoded by the coding sequence ATGCCCGCCTCACCCAACGTCGTTCTCGATAGTTTCGCACTCATCGCGTTTCTGCGGGACGAGACCGGAGCAGACACCATCGAGCAAATTCTGCAGGATGCCGCGGCCGACCGGTGCCGATTGTGGATGACCGAAGTCAATTACGCCGAAGTGCGCTACATCCTCGAGCGCAAGGAGGGTCTCGCCACGTGGCAGGCCAGTGCTGCCGCCATCGCCACCCTACCGATCCGCTTCGTATCTGCCGACCGGTCCCTCGCCGATGCGGCAGCCGCGATCAAAGCCTACAACAAACTCAGCCTCGCCGACGCCTTCGCCGCTGCCTTGGCCCAAGAACTCCCCGCCACCCTCATCACCGCCGACCCCGAGTTCAAAGCACTGAGCGACACCCTCTCCATCGACTGGCTGAAGTAG
- a CDS encoding ATP-binding protein translates to MHESNPPSLQHETSGDSKVDLLNMPDPSRLIHGLRDTGYDLYTACADVIDNSIAANAKEVNIRIELAPDGRKFVFFGDNGDGMDKDGLQNALRYGADQRQILKSLGKFGLGLKTASSSVCLKFGIISRMTPDAPLAKLAWDLEHVEAVNRWEMVKEPITADEEELFEELCGEKGTLVVWEKCDRLLSKGYEVPGGTKEQQAVNYRIKKLKEHCALIFHKYLNPSETAFSDVRITVNGEEVEYWNPFYPEKSEQVLPEAQTNVPIQLEDGTVQTAKVKAWILPHSKDMTEEENRKYAKISNRGQGFYIHREGRVIHYGGYLGLWRSDDPHWSLFRIEFDFGAELDEAFAVDVKKSRILLDPGLEDGLKKLLAGAYREADLRYRRKQKVAVTGGVSHKDANKTIGETGNKKTSSVEGVDSDAGEATVTNNRGHSVKIVTPVQSNVDPAQLYVQAVEDITTGYLWEPHLTSATSVNHATGVRLNKNHDFYTKIYSQARSGVSVEGMDLLLWALAAAEQNNTDSELQPIWEDIREEVSSNLRKLLRLTPLPQSGADADDSEDSE, encoded by the coding sequence ATGCACGAATCGAATCCTCCAAGCCTCCAACATGAAACGTCGGGTGATTCCAAGGTGGATCTCTTGAACATGCCGGATCCCTCAAGGTTGATCCATGGTCTTCGAGACACCGGTTATGATCTATACACTGCGTGTGCGGACGTTATCGACAATTCGATCGCTGCAAACGCGAAAGAGGTGAACATCCGAATCGAGTTGGCCCCTGACGGCCGCAAGTTCGTCTTTTTTGGGGATAATGGGGATGGGATGGATAAGGATGGATTGCAGAACGCTCTTCGATATGGGGCCGATCAAAGACAAATACTCAAGTCCCTCGGAAAGTTCGGCTTGGGGCTGAAGACCGCTTCGAGTTCCGTCTGTCTCAAGTTTGGCATTATCTCACGGATGACGCCCGATGCTCCGCTTGCCAAATTGGCGTGGGACTTGGAGCACGTTGAGGCGGTCAATCGTTGGGAGATGGTCAAGGAGCCCATTACCGCAGACGAAGAAGAGCTGTTTGAGGAGCTGTGTGGAGAGAAGGGGACGTTGGTGGTTTGGGAAAAATGCGATCGCCTCCTCAGCAAGGGTTACGAAGTTCCCGGGGGGACCAAAGAACAGCAGGCGGTCAACTATCGCATCAAGAAGTTGAAGGAGCATTGCGCTTTAATCTTTCACAAATACCTCAATCCTTCCGAAACAGCATTCTCTGACGTGCGGATCACGGTAAACGGAGAGGAGGTCGAGTATTGGAATCCATTTTATCCCGAGAAGTCAGAGCAGGTTTTGCCCGAAGCTCAGACGAATGTGCCGATACAGCTCGAGGACGGAACGGTTCAGACTGCAAAAGTGAAGGCTTGGATTCTGCCTCACTCCAAGGACATGACGGAGGAGGAGAACCGGAAGTATGCCAAGATCTCAAACCGAGGGCAGGGGTTCTATATCCATCGTGAAGGGCGTGTAATCCACTATGGAGGGTATTTGGGGTTGTGGCGGTCTGACGATCCGCACTGGTCGCTTTTTCGCATTGAGTTCGATTTTGGAGCCGAACTTGACGAGGCGTTTGCTGTCGACGTTAAGAAGTCGAGGATCCTGCTCGATCCAGGCCTTGAGGATGGGCTCAAGAAACTCCTCGCCGGAGCCTACCGAGAGGCGGATCTTCGATACAGGCGAAAACAGAAGGTAGCTGTGACCGGAGGTGTCAGCCACAAGGATGCGAATAAGACGATTGGCGAAACTGGGAACAAAAAGACCAGCAGTGTTGAGGGTGTCGATTCGGACGCCGGCGAGGCCACTGTCACCAACAATCGAGGTCATTCTGTCAAAATCGTTACGCCGGTTCAGAGCAACGTGGATCCAGCCCAACTCTACGTCCAGGCTGTCGAAGATATTACGACAGGATACCTTTGGGAGCCTCACCTGACGAGTGCTACAAGTGTCAATCACGCGACTGGTGTCCGCCTGAACAAGAACCATGATTTCTACACTAAGATCTATTCGCAGGCTCGGTCTGGGGTCTCTGTTGAGGGAATGGATCTCTTGCTGTGGGCGCTCGCTGCGGCGGAGCAGAACAATACTGATTCTGAGCTTCAACCGATCTGGGAAGATATTCGCGAGGAGGTTTCCAGTAACCTGAGAAAGCTGCTTCGCCTGACTCCTCTCCCGCAGTCTGGAGCAGATGCCGATGACTCAGAAGACTCAGAGTAG
- a CDS encoding helix-turn-helix transcriptional regulator yields MKIEARLTDEVILRELGARVAALRLERNLTQAELAREAGVSARTVARLESGEVAVQLSALLRVSRVLGLLERLDVWLPEVKPGPMQQLLAQAKDGRRRRASGKRARAKSSERGTGRVEEEAPGAWSWGDEA; encoded by the coding sequence ATGAAGATTGAAGCACGGTTGACGGATGAGGTGATTTTGCGCGAGTTGGGGGCGCGGGTGGCGGCGTTGCGGTTGGAGCGGAACCTGACTCAGGCGGAGCTGGCGCGGGAGGCGGGGGTGTCGGCGCGGACGGTCGCGCGGCTCGAGTCGGGGGAGGTGGCGGTGCAGTTGTCGGCGTTGCTGCGGGTGAGCCGGGTGTTGGGTTTGCTGGAGCGGCTCGATGTCTGGTTGCCCGAGGTGAAGCCGGGGCCGATGCAGCAGTTGTTGGCGCAGGCCAAGGACGGGCGGCGTCGGCGGGCGAGCGGCAAGCGGGCGCGAGCCAAATCGAGCGAGCGGGGAACCGGGCGCGTGGAAGAGGAGGCGCCGGGCGCTTGGTCGTGGGGGGATGAGGCGTGA
- a CDS encoding DEAD/DEAH box helicase, producing MDLDPDFRKIRDVPEGLRLSARIQDPLLVIDRVSSRITLRLCAKLMSGGQSRIVEAPSLGHNWVLDRSIIRPLPVDISEVIEPVVCGLDVDGLTLPQVLRVQRASMGIISIEIRDPVFQTANEGAKQSGEIAEIPNLKATLYSYQKEGVSWMRKTLLHTSGVILADEMGLGKTIQVISLFLLDPPRNDFPALIVCPTTLIANWHRELGKFAPSLSILIHRGSDRTGVYRGLMRAQVVIATYDTVVNDIAIFSAFQWSFVVCDEAQAIKNPSSKRRQALAAIPRARSIPVTGTPVENSLTDLWSLCDFAIPGLLGTQVEFESAYSDQISDAQAVSRITNPIVLKRRVADVAGDLPSRIDVDMPLELSPHLAQQYEKIRTETIAKYPTAGALVATGQLALFCAHPLLQSEDFESPDWEERVSLIGGCSDDLVTPKIEQAVSLVREAFSLGRKVLVFSNYNACGPILREAIDYPAQFYWDAINGSTPQRDRQAIVDEFSNYEGPGALVLNPKAAGAGLNITAATVVIHFTQCWNPALEMQASARAHRRGQTEPVTIYRLFYENTVEEVMVARSQWKRALSDNSVPISSRDGEDFAHALSFSPIGKL from the coding sequence ATGGATTTGGATCCGGACTTTCGAAAAATCAGGGATGTGCCGGAGGGCTTGCGATTGTCGGCGCGCATTCAAGATCCGTTGCTCGTGATTGATCGAGTCTCTTCCCGAATCACGTTGAGGCTTTGTGCCAAACTGATGTCTGGTGGGCAGTCTCGAATTGTCGAGGCTCCTTCGCTTGGCCACAACTGGGTATTGGACCGGTCTATAATAAGGCCCCTTCCCGTTGATATTTCGGAGGTCATTGAACCTGTTGTATGTGGCTTGGACGTGGACGGACTTACGCTTCCCCAGGTTTTGCGGGTTCAGAGAGCGAGCATGGGCATCATCTCGATTGAAATCCGTGATCCGGTGTTTCAAACCGCGAACGAAGGCGCGAAGCAGTCTGGAGAAATCGCCGAGATCCCAAATCTCAAAGCAACGCTTTATTCGTATCAGAAAGAAGGCGTCTCGTGGATGAGGAAGACCCTCCTCCACACTTCCGGAGTGATCTTGGCGGACGAGATGGGATTGGGGAAGACGATACAGGTTATTTCGCTGTTCCTCTTGGATCCGCCCCGGAACGATTTTCCGGCTCTCATTGTTTGTCCTACGACTTTGATCGCGAACTGGCATCGCGAACTCGGAAAATTCGCGCCATCGCTTTCAATATTGATCCACCGCGGTTCGGATAGAACCGGAGTCTATCGAGGGTTGATGAGAGCCCAAGTTGTTATCGCAACATACGATACCGTCGTTAACGACATCGCGATTTTCTCTGCTTTTCAATGGTCGTTCGTTGTTTGTGATGAGGCTCAGGCGATCAAGAACCCGTCATCGAAGAGGCGTCAGGCACTGGCAGCTATTCCTCGTGCGAGATCCATTCCTGTCACCGGGACTCCGGTGGAAAATAGCCTTACGGATCTTTGGTCACTTTGTGATTTTGCGATCCCCGGATTGTTGGGAACTCAGGTCGAGTTTGAGTCGGCCTATTCTGATCAGATCAGCGATGCGCAGGCAGTCTCTCGCATTACCAATCCCATTGTATTGAAGCGGCGCGTTGCTGACGTTGCAGGTGACCTCCCCAGTCGAATCGATGTCGATATGCCTTTGGAGCTTTCCCCGCATCTTGCTCAGCAATACGAGAAGATTCGGACCGAAACCATCGCAAAATACCCCACCGCGGGTGCGTTGGTAGCGACGGGGCAGCTGGCTCTCTTTTGTGCCCACCCGTTGTTGCAATCTGAGGATTTCGAGAGTCCTGATTGGGAGGAACGGGTGTCGCTCATCGGTGGGTGTAGCGACGATCTTGTTACGCCGAAGATTGAACAGGCGGTAAGCCTGGTTCGCGAAGCCTTCTCTCTGGGGCGAAAGGTCTTGGTGTTTTCCAACTACAACGCCTGCGGTCCAATTCTCCGTGAGGCAATTGACTATCCTGCGCAGTTTTATTGGGATGCGATCAACGGTTCTACGCCGCAGCGCGACAGGCAGGCTATTGTCGACGAGTTTTCGAACTATGAGGGGCCGGGGGCTCTTGTTCTCAATCCGAAGGCGGCTGGTGCTGGACTGAATATCACCGCCGCGACCGTCGTGATTCATTTCACGCAATGCTGGAATCCCGCGTTGGAGATGCAGGCCAGTGCCCGTGCGCATCGGCGAGGGCAAACGGAACCTGTGACAATCTACCGGCTCTTCTACGAAAACACCGTTGAAGAAGTTATGGTAGCGCGGTCCCAATGGAAGAGAGCGCTGTCTGACAACTCCGTTCCCATTAGCTCGAGGGATGGCGAGGACTTCGCACATGCTCTTTCCTTTTCTCCAATAGGTAAATTATGA
- a CDS encoding EcoRII N-terminal effector-binding domain-containing protein, with the protein MTTSYRKRLTANDTGETGGHQAGICVPRDDDALLSFFPTLDPAVFNPDAWLLCEDDSGVEWRMRYIYYNGRLHGRNTRNEYRITHMTKYLRRWGAKVGDSIVFTNKSTPFHYGIRLEREADSMSAEEDPLPGLIILRGWKRVF; encoded by the coding sequence ATGACAACGAGTTACAGAAAACGGCTCACTGCGAATGACACGGGCGAGACTGGTGGCCACCAAGCAGGAATTTGTGTTCCTCGAGACGACGATGCTCTGCTGTCATTCTTTCCGACGCTGGATCCTGCAGTTTTCAATCCAGATGCTTGGCTTCTTTGTGAGGATGATTCCGGGGTGGAATGGAGGATGAGATACATTTATTATAATGGGAGGTTGCACGGCAGGAATACTCGAAATGAGTATAGGATTACCCATATGACTAAGTATTTAAGAAGGTGGGGTGCTAAAGTTGGCGACTCGATCGTATTTACAAATAAGTCAACCCCATTTCACTATGGCATTCGGTTGGAGCGTGAAGCCGACAGCATGAGTGCCGAAGAGGATCCACTTCCGGGATTGATTATTTTACGAGGCTGGAAGCGGGTGTTTTAG